A DNA window from Pseudomonas sp. B21-056 contains the following coding sequences:
- a CDS encoding chemotaxis protein CheA: protein MNLDDAQQTFIIESLELLQQMEDALLYVENAPDDPDTINAIFRAAHTIKGSAGLFGLDDIVAFTHVAESVLDRVRDRQLHFDKVLIALFLQVCDHIGVLVKLVADNNRPAAPSVQGDGARLLGELRELLGEAAVPEDSVMAQQGAALPAHEPGDEDRDDTVESDHWHISLRFGRDLLRNGMDPLSFIRYLATLGRICNIATLTDNLPDALEMDPESCYLGFEIGLHSDADQATIEGAFEFIREDCQVHILPPRNNTQEYRQLIQALPEENLRLGEILLIRCGTLSVTEPDDAAPEQAPDPVPVAAQPMPAMIAEAPSKAQPSAKDNGKKENNLIRVDAGKLDQLINLVGELIIAGASANLAARNAGASELVEATAVLARLVEEVRDSALTLRMVQIGSTFNRFQRVVRDVSKELGKDIRLDISGGETELDKTVVERIGDPLTHLVRNAMDHGIEPADVRVAQGKPAQGTLSLNAYHDAGSIVIEVADDGGGLNKARILGKAIERGLVSEGQHLADKDIFNLIFEPGFSTAQQISNLSGRGVGMDVVKRNITALRGSVELDSVEGQGTTLRIRLPLTLAIIDGFMVSVDGASYVIPQDMVVECIELPADDGLDYLNLRGEVLPFIRLRELFAIEGMPPRRENVVVVQFGGQRAGLVVDRLLGEFQTVIKPLGKVFGQIGGIGGFTILGSGEVALILDVSGLVKQVVGRRQRAVSDGWRS, encoded by the coding sequence ATGAACCTGGATGATGCCCAACAGACGTTCATCATTGAAAGCCTCGAACTGCTGCAACAGATGGAAGACGCTCTGTTGTACGTCGAGAATGCCCCGGACGACCCCGATACGATCAATGCGATTTTTCGCGCTGCGCACACCATCAAGGGCTCGGCCGGCCTGTTCGGCCTGGACGACATCGTGGCCTTCACCCATGTCGCCGAAAGTGTGCTGGACCGCGTTCGCGACAGGCAGTTGCATTTCGATAAGGTGTTGATCGCGCTGTTCCTGCAGGTCTGCGATCACATTGGCGTGCTGGTGAAACTGGTGGCCGATAACAACCGGCCGGCGGCGCCATCCGTGCAGGGCGATGGTGCCCGTCTGCTCGGCGAATTGCGAGAGCTGTTGGGCGAGGCTGCGGTACCGGAAGACAGCGTCATGGCACAGCAGGGCGCTGCGCTCCCGGCACATGAGCCTGGCGATGAAGACCGTGACGACACCGTGGAAAGCGATCACTGGCACATCTCCCTGCGTTTCGGCCGCGACCTGCTGCGCAACGGTATGGACCCGCTGTCGTTCATACGTTACCTGGCGACGCTGGGGCGCATCTGCAACATCGCGACCCTCACCGACAACCTCCCGGACGCGCTGGAGATGGATCCGGAAAGCTGTTACCTGGGCTTCGAGATCGGCCTGCACAGCGATGCCGACCAGGCCACCATCGAGGGCGCTTTCGAGTTCATCCGCGAAGACTGCCAGGTGCATATCCTGCCGCCGCGCAACAATACCCAGGAATACCGGCAACTGATTCAAGCGCTGCCGGAAGAGAATCTGCGCCTGGGCGAGATTCTGCTCATCCGCTGCGGCACGCTCTCGGTCACCGAGCCGGACGATGCAGCGCCTGAGCAGGCTCCCGATCCGGTGCCGGTTGCCGCGCAGCCTATGCCCGCCATGATCGCTGAGGCTCCCTCGAAGGCCCAGCCGTCGGCCAAGGACAACGGCAAGAAGGAAAACAATCTGATCCGCGTCGATGCCGGCAAGCTCGATCAGTTGATCAACCTGGTGGGTGAATTGATCATCGCCGGCGCCAGTGCCAACCTCGCGGCCCGTAATGCAGGCGCCAGCGAGCTGGTGGAAGCCACCGCGGTGCTCGCGCGTCTGGTGGAAGAAGTCCGCGACTCGGCATTGACCCTGCGCATGGTGCAGATCGGTTCCACCTTCAACCGTTTCCAGCGTGTGGTGCGCGACGTTTCCAAAGAGCTGGGCAAGGACATTCGCCTGGACATCAGTGGCGGCGAAACCGAGCTGGACAAGACCGTGGTGGAGCGCATCGGCGATCCACTCACGCATCTGGTGCGCAACGCCATGGACCATGGCATCGAGCCCGCCGACGTCCGTGTGGCCCAAGGCAAACCGGCCCAGGGCACCCTGAGCCTGAACGCTTATCACGACGCCGGCAGTATCGTGATTGAAGTCGCCGATGATGGCGGTGGCCTGAACAAGGCCAGGATCCTTGGCAAGGCTATCGAGCGTGGCCTGGTCAGCGAGGGCCAACACCTGGCGGACAAGGACATCTTCAACCTGATCTTCGAGCCTGGCTTCTCCACTGCGCAGCAGATCAGCAACCTTTCCGGTCGCGGCGTCGGCATGGACGTGGTCAAGCGCAACATCACCGCCCTGCGCGGTAGCGTCGAGCTGGACAGCGTCGAGGGGCAGGGCACCACGTTGCGCATCCGCCTGCCGCTGACCCTGGCGATCATCGACGGTTTCATGGTCAGCGTCGACGGCGCCAGCTACGTGATCCCCCAGGACATGGTGGTGGAGTGCATCGAGCTGCCGGCCGACGACGGGCTCGACTACCTCAATCTGCGCGGCGAGGTGCTGCCATTCATCCGCCTGCGGGAGTTGTTCGCTATCGAAGGCATGCCACCGCGCAGGGAGAACGTGGTGGTGGTGCAGTTCGGCGGGCAGCGCGCCGGGCTGGTGGTGGATCGCCTGCTGGGTGAGTTCCAGACCGTGATCAAGCCGCTGGGCAAGGTGTTCGGGCAGATCGGCGGGATTGGCGGCTTCACCATTCTTGGCAGCGGCGAAGTGGCGCTGATCCTGGATGTTTCAGGGTTGGTCAAGCAAGTCGTGGGCAGGCGACAGCGGGCCGTCTCTGACGGTTGGCGTTCGTGA
- a CDS encoding methyl-accepting chemotaxis protein has protein sequence MSTSSSMRVGTKLGLGYAGMLLMMLMLALSSMNGLFNVHMIVDDITGNAYPKVQISNDISSGVVDTSTTLRDLILKTDEPAMKQLRDQFLATRKEQSARMDRLEKLLDNRQEQDLFNSIKSARASYNQNVDRVVELASANVNDQASEVLYGDLARAQADYAKLVSDMVELQEASFSDNDKQEQAEYDRTRLISFTLLGVALVIGIGLALWITRSLVRQLGGEPQFAADITRRIAEGDLSVTIPLRNNDTGSLLAAMKGMVDKLSQIIGEVRGSANALSSASEEVSSTAQSMSQASSEQAASVEETSASVEQMSASIEQNTENARVTDGMAGNATKQAREGGEAVKDTVAAMKSIAEKIGIIDDIAYQTNLLALNAAIEAARAGEHGKGFAVVAAEVRKLAERSQVAAQEIGEVAKGSVALAERAGSLLDEIVPGIAKTSELVQEIAAASQEQSSGAGQINTAMNQLNQITQQNASASEELAATAEEMSGQAEQLQQLMSFFTLAGNGENERNLRSRPTAIAPAPMPGRATASLRESAVPAGFVRFQD, from the coding sequence ATGAGCACTTCTTCCAGTATGAGGGTCGGCACCAAGCTCGGTCTGGGCTACGCCGGCATGCTTTTGATGATGTTGATGCTGGCACTCAGCAGCATGAACGGTCTGTTCAACGTGCACATGATCGTGGACGACATCACCGGCAATGCCTACCCGAAGGTTCAGATCAGCAACGACATCAGCAGCGGTGTGGTCGACACCAGTACCACGCTGCGCGATCTGATCCTCAAGACCGATGAGCCAGCGATGAAACAGCTTCGCGATCAATTCCTGGCGACTCGCAAGGAACAGTCTGCACGGATGGACAGGCTGGAGAAGTTGCTTGACAACCGGCAGGAGCAGGATCTGTTCAATAGTATAAAAAGTGCTCGCGCGAGTTATAACCAGAACGTGGATCGCGTGGTGGAGCTGGCATCCGCCAACGTGAACGACCAGGCCAGCGAGGTGCTTTATGGTGACCTGGCGCGGGCACAGGCAGATTACGCCAAGCTGGTCAGCGACATGGTCGAGCTGCAGGAAGCGTCTTTCTCTGATAATGACAAGCAGGAGCAAGCCGAGTACGACCGCACGCGGCTGATTTCCTTCACCCTGCTTGGCGTGGCGCTGGTTATCGGTATCGGTCTGGCACTCTGGATTACCCGCAGTCTGGTCCGGCAGTTGGGCGGTGAGCCGCAATTCGCCGCCGACATCACCCGGCGTATTGCCGAGGGCGATCTCAGCGTAACGATTCCTCTGCGTAATAACGATACCGGTAGCCTGCTTGCGGCCATGAAAGGCATGGTCGACAAGCTCTCGCAGATCATCGGTGAGGTACGTGGCTCAGCCAATGCCTTGAGCAGCGCCTCGGAGGAGGTGTCCTCCACTGCGCAATCAATGAGCCAGGCTTCCAGCGAACAAGCCGCCAGCGTCGAAGAAACCTCCGCGTCGGTGGAGCAGATGTCCGCCTCCATCGAACAGAACACCGAGAACGCCAGGGTCACCGATGGCATGGCCGGCAACGCCACCAAGCAGGCCCGTGAGGGAGGCGAGGCGGTCAAGGACACGGTTGCCGCGATGAAGAGCATTGCCGAGAAGATCGGCATCATCGACGACATTGCCTACCAGACCAATCTGCTGGCGCTCAACGCCGCCATCGAAGCCGCTCGCGCCGGCGAGCATGGCAAGGGTTTTGCCGTGGTCGCAGCCGAAGTGCGCAAGCTGGCCGAACGCAGTCAGGTCGCCGCCCAGGAAATCGGTGAAGTCGCCAAGGGCTCGGTGGCACTGGCTGAGCGTGCCGGCAGCCTGCTCGACGAGATCGTGCCCGGCATCGCCAAGACCAGCGAACTGGTGCAGGAAATCGCCGCCGCTTCGCAAGAACAATCCAGCGGTGCGGGCCAGATCAACACGGCGATGAACCAACTCAACCAGATCACCCAGCAGAACGCCTCGGCTTCCGAGGAACTGGCCGCCACCGCCGAGGAAATGAGCGGGCAGGCCGAGCAACTGCAACAGCTGATGAGCTTTTTCACCCTCGCCGGCAATGGCGAAAACGAACGCAACCTGCGCAGCAGGCCCACCGCGATCGCACCTGCGCCGATGCCGGGCCGGGCGACCGCCAGCCTGCGCGAATCGGCCGTGCCGGCCGGTTTCGTACGTTTCCAGGATTGA
- a CDS encoding methyl-accepting chemotaxis protein, producing MSQAASEQAVSVEETSASVEQMSASIEQNSENARVTDGMAGNAARQAVEGGEAVKDTVRAMKSIAEKIGIIDDIAYQTNLLALNAAIEAARAGEHGKGFAVVAAEVRKLAERSQVAAQEIGEVAKGSVALAERAGSLLDEIVPGIAKTSDLVQEISAASEEQSTGVNQINTAMNQLNQITQQNASASEELAATAEQMRGQAEQLQQRMSFFSLDHQDESERGVSPMALNKPSAVAAQPALSRVAGTRGSALPAGFVRFQE from the coding sequence ATGAGCCAGGCTGCCAGCGAGCAAGCCGTCAGCGTTGAAGAAACCTCCGCGTCGGTGGAGCAGATGTCCGCCTCCATCGAGCAGAACAGCGAGAACGCCCGGGTTACCGACGGCATGGCCGGCAATGCCGCCCGGCAAGCGGTCGAGGGCGGTGAGGCTGTCAAGGACACGGTCCGGGCGATGAAGAGCATCGCCGAGAAAATCGGCATCATCGATGACATCGCCTACCAGACCAACCTGCTGGCCCTCAACGCCGCCATCGAAGCTGCCCGCGCCGGCGAGCATGGCAAAGGCTTTGCCGTGGTCGCCGCTGAAGTGCGCAAGCTGGCCGAGCGCAGCCAGGTCGCCGCCCAGGAAATCGGTGAAGTGGCCAAGGGTTCGGTGGCATTGGCCGAACGCGCCGGCAGCCTGCTCGACGAGATCGTGCCTGGCATCGCCAAGACCAGCGACCTGGTACAGGAAATCTCCGCCGCCTCCGAGGAGCAGTCCACGGGGGTCAACCAGATCAACACGGCGATGAACCAGCTCAACCAGATCACCCAGCAGAACGCCTCGGCCTCCGAGGAACTGGCCGCCACCGCCGAGCAGATGCGCGGCCAGGCCGAGCAACTGCAGCAGCGGATGAGTTTTTTCAGCCTGGACCATCAGGATGAAAGTGAGCGTGGGGTCTCGCCAATGGCCTTGAACAAACCTTCCGCGGTTGCGGCCCAGCCTGCGCTCAGCCGGGTGGCCGGGACCCGAGGCTCGGCCTTGCCGGCCGGTTTCGTGCGCTTTCAGGAATGA
- a CDS encoding CheR family methyltransferase — MNNLVLSDKEFAQFRDLIFEIAGIRMSDAKKPLVSGRLAKRIRQQGLFSYGDYFRLLLSERTELQVAVDLLTTNETYFFREPKHFDFLRERILPELASRSTLRIWSGACSSGEEPYSIAMTLADVLGNRPWEVLASDLSLRVLEKARGGLYRMVDAEDIPRPLLARYCLKGVGENAGSLLIEPALRNRMTFRQVNLNATLPDLGQFEVIFLRNVMIYFDLETKRQVMQRLLPLLRPGGYFIVSHSESLNGVCDGLKVVSPSIYRKPHG; from the coding sequence ATGAATAACCTGGTGCTCTCCGATAAGGAGTTCGCGCAATTTCGCGACTTGATCTTCGAGATCGCCGGTATCCGCATGTCCGACGCCAAGAAGCCGCTGGTCAGCGGCCGCCTGGCTAAACGCATCCGCCAGCAGGGGTTGTTCAGCTACGGTGACTATTTTCGCCTGCTGCTGAGCGAGCGCACGGAATTGCAGGTGGCGGTGGATCTGCTGACCACCAACGAAACCTATTTTTTCCGCGAACCCAAGCATTTCGATTTCCTGCGTGAGCGGATCCTGCCGGAACTGGCCAGTCGCTCCACGTTGCGCATCTGGAGCGGTGCCTGCTCCAGCGGCGAGGAACCCTACAGCATCGCCATGACCCTGGCCGACGTGCTGGGCAACCGTCCCTGGGAAGTGCTCGCCTCGGACCTCAGCCTGCGGGTGCTGGAAAAGGCCCGAGGCGGGCTGTACCGCATGGTCGATGCCGAGGATATCCCGCGACCGCTGCTGGCCCGGTATTGCCTCAAGGGGGTCGGCGAGAACGCCGGCAGCCTGCTGATCGAGCCGGCCCTGCGTAACCGCATGACCTTTCGCCAGGTCAATCTGAATGCGACATTGCCCGACCTGGGCCAGTTCGAGGTGATTTTCCTGCGTAACGTGATGATCTATTTCGACCTTGAGACCAAGCGTCAAGTGATGCAGCGTCTGCTTCCACTGCTGAGGCCGGGCGGCTATTTCATTGTCAGCCATTCCGAGAGCCTGAACGGCGTCTGCGACGGGTTGAAGGTCGTTTCTCCATCCATTTACCGGAAGCCTCATGGGTAG
- a CDS encoding protein-glutamate methylesterase/protein-glutamine glutaminase, which yields MKPIKVMIVDDSAVVRQVLSAMLAEHPQIEVIGVAADPLFALEKMQRQWPDVLVLDVEMPRMDGITFLKKLMAERPTPVVICSTLTEAGAQTTLQALAQGAVGIVCKPRLGLKQFLHDAADELVRAIQSAARANLRRLAPQAAVKTPAEAALPAVGHAMTQTTETLVAIGTSTGGTQALEAILTRLPRVCPGLVIVQHMPERFTAAFAERLNQLCQIEVLEARHGDRVMPGRALIAPGGRHMQLTRSGAQYQVEVRDGPLVSRHRPSVDVLFRSTARVAGGNALGIIMTGMGDDGARGLKDMRDAGARTVAQDEDSCVVFGMPKEAIKLGAAERILTLNDIPAAILSGVAGWR from the coding sequence ATGAAGCCCATCAAGGTAATGATCGTCGATGATTCCGCAGTCGTGCGTCAGGTACTCTCCGCCATGCTCGCCGAACACCCGCAGATCGAGGTGATCGGTGTGGCTGCCGATCCGCTGTTCGCGTTGGAGAAAATGCAGCGCCAGTGGCCTGATGTATTGGTATTGGATGTGGAAATGCCGCGCATGGATGGCATCACGTTCCTGAAAAAACTGATGGCCGAACGCCCGACTCCCGTGGTGATCTGCTCGACCCTCACCGAAGCCGGTGCCCAGACCACCTTGCAGGCATTGGCGCAGGGTGCGGTGGGCATCGTCTGCAAACCCCGCTTGGGGCTCAAGCAGTTTCTCCACGACGCCGCCGATGAACTGGTCCGGGCCATCCAGAGCGCGGCACGGGCCAACCTGCGGCGCCTTGCGCCCCAGGCTGCGGTCAAGACGCCCGCTGAGGCCGCATTGCCGGCTGTCGGTCACGCCATGACGCAGACCACCGAGACACTGGTCGCCATCGGCACTTCCACCGGCGGTACCCAGGCCCTGGAGGCCATACTCACGCGCCTGCCACGGGTATGTCCGGGCCTGGTCATCGTCCAGCACATGCCGGAGCGCTTTACCGCGGCGTTTGCCGAACGCCTCAATCAACTGTGCCAGATCGAAGTGCTCGAAGCGCGCCACGGCGACCGGGTCATGCCGGGGCGGGCGCTGATCGCGCCGGGCGGGCGGCACATGCAACTTACCCGCAGCGGCGCCCAGTATCAGGTGGAAGTGCGCGACGGCCCGCTGGTCAGCCGGCATCGTCCCTCGGTCGACGTGCTGTTCCGCTCCACGGCCCGCGTGGCCGGCGGCAATGCCCTGGGCATCATCATGACCGGCATGGGCGACGACGGTGCCCGTGGCCTGAAGGACATGCGCGACGCCGGCGCCCGCACGGTGGCCCAGGACGAAGACAGTTGTGTGGTCTTTGGCATGCCGAAAGAGGCGATCAAGCTTGGCGCGGCGGAACGGATCCTGACGCTCAATGATATTCCCGCAGCGATCCTGTCCGGTGTGGCCGGCTGGCGCTGA
- a CDS encoding chemotaxis protein CheW — protein MNQASKMKSPDNVPETRQYLTFTLAGETFAVGTLSVKEIIEYGQLTGVPMMPPSIRGVINLRGAVVPVIDLGARFGGRQTEVGRRTCIVILEVDHADEQQVIGVLVDAVNEVLEIAPADIEPPPAFGAHIRTDFIQGMGKVGGHFVILLDIGRVLSVDELAVLAQVAGSPTTNE, from the coding sequence ATGAACCAGGCGAGCAAGATGAAAAGCCCCGACAACGTGCCGGAGACCCGGCAATACCTGACCTTCACCCTGGCCGGCGAAACATTCGCCGTGGGCACCCTCAGCGTCAAGGAGATCATCGAATACGGCCAGCTCACCGGCGTGCCGATGATGCCGCCGAGCATCCGTGGGGTGATCAACCTGCGTGGGGCCGTGGTGCCGGTGATCGACCTGGGTGCACGCTTCGGCGGCCGGCAGACCGAGGTCGGTCGGCGCACCTGCATTGTCATCCTGGAAGTGGACCACGCCGACGAACAACAGGTGATCGGTGTGCTGGTGGACGCGGTGAACGAAGTGCTGGAAATCGCGCCGGCCGACATCGAGCCGCCGCCGGCCTTCGGTGCCCATATCCGTACCGACTTCATCCAGGGCATGGGCAAGGTTGGCGGACACTTTGTCATCCTCCTGGACATCGGCCGGGTGCTTTCGGTGGATGAACTCGCCGTGTTGGCCCAGGTTGCCGGGAGCCCGACCACCAACGAGTAA
- a CDS encoding chemotaxis protein CheD — MGRLESIVEIFLQPGELYFGDRHTRIHTLLGSCVSLVCWHPERRVGGMCHFMLPTRPLSSASRLDGRYGDEAIELMLRQSRRHGVAPMELRIHLFGGGDMFPGMDREKHSQVGRKNVEAARQLLQAHGLTSSGDHVAGVGHRSLIFDLWSGQIALRHISPTLDIRQGRRA, encoded by the coding sequence ATGGGTAGACTCGAGAGCATCGTCGAGATTTTTCTGCAACCGGGAGAACTGTATTTCGGTGATCGTCATACGCGTATCCACACTTTGCTGGGCTCCTGTGTGTCCCTGGTCTGCTGGCATCCCGAGCGGCGGGTCGGTGGCATGTGTCACTTCATGCTGCCGACCCGACCTCTTTCCTCGGCAAGCAGGTTGGACGGGCGTTATGGTGACGAGGCCATCGAGCTGATGTTGCGCCAGTCCCGCCGTCATGGCGTCGCACCCATGGAGTTGCGCATCCACCTGTTCGGTGGCGGCGACATGTTCCCGGGGATGGACAGGGAAAAACACAGTCAGGTGGGCCGGAAAAACGTTGAAGCTGCCCGCCAATTGTTGCAGGCCCACGGTCTGACCAGCAGTGGCGATCATGTTGCGGGGGTTGGGCACCGCAGCCTGATCTTCGATCTGTGGAGCGGGCAGATTGCGCTCAGGCATATTTCACCTACGCTGGACATACGCCAGGGTAGACGCGCATGA
- a CDS encoding chemotaxis protein CheW, protein MKRFKGGVMLGGSVAMLSLLVVLFALISELGLSFWLLLAVAPGLVMLVSIVIHYRRHPSCEVNPGPPGEPLCEPAPDSLERFQRSTMEQLADISAVLGSQRVTPMKAGPVAAQWVVANEAEAPASPRISNPAIATQPDTNPAQAFADLADKMQYLANLTTHMLERSQTLNRTVVEPRVTVKNSTLDSQYLSFTLDGMAFAVSMLHVHALMEATQLIPKPDRPAQSRRAVRLGSSLVPIIDLGVHFAGKPVNIGASTSIIVVEVPVGDRWQRVGLVADMAGRILNIPWGQIEAPVMSGDGVGDELVLGIATVNNHRVTLLDIERALLVSESGVLRTLPRPAEQQELPT, encoded by the coding sequence ATGAAGCGTTTTAAGGGGGGCGTCATGCTTGGCGGTAGTGTCGCCATGCTGTCGCTGCTGGTGGTGCTGTTTGCGCTGATCAGTGAACTGGGGTTGTCGTTCTGGCTGTTGCTGGCGGTTGCCCCCGGTTTGGTGATGTTGGTGAGCATCGTGATCCACTACCGGCGCCACCCGTCTTGCGAAGTCAACCCTGGTCCACCCGGCGAGCCTCTTTGCGAACCTGCTCCCGATAGTCTTGAGCGGTTCCAGCGCAGTACGATGGAGCAGCTTGCCGATATTTCCGCCGTTCTGGGCAGCCAACGGGTGACGCCCATGAAGGCGGGGCCGGTGGCGGCGCAATGGGTGGTCGCCAATGAGGCTGAGGCGCCGGCCAGCCCTCGGATATCCAACCCTGCCATTGCAACGCAACCTGATACGAACCCGGCGCAGGCGTTCGCCGATCTGGCGGACAAGATGCAGTACCTGGCGAATCTGACCACGCATATGCTGGAAAGAAGCCAGACCCTCAACCGCACTGTCGTCGAGCCGCGAGTGACCGTAAAGAACAGCACACTGGACAGCCAGTACCTTTCCTTCACACTCGACGGCATGGCCTTCGCGGTGAGCATGTTGCATGTACACGCCCTCATGGAGGCCACTCAACTCATTCCCAAGCCTGACCGGCCAGCGCAATCTCGCAGGGCGGTGAGGCTGGGCAGTTCATTGGTGCCGATCATTGACCTGGGCGTGCACTTCGCCGGGAAGCCCGTCAATATCGGGGCGAGCACCAGCATTATCGTGGTCGAAGTGCCGGTGGGCGATCGTTGGCAACGGGTCGGCCTGGTGGCCGACATGGCTGGAAGAATCCTCAATATTCCCTGGGGGCAGATCGAAGCACCTGTAATGTCGGGCGACGGGGTGGGCGACGAGCTCGTCCTTGGCATCGCCACGGTCAACAATCACAGAGTGACGCTGCTGGACATCGAGCGAGCCTTGCTGGTGAGTGAGTCCGGCGTGCTGCGCACATTGCCTCGGCCAGCAGAACAGCAAGAGTTGCCAACATGA
- a CDS encoding methyl-accepting chemotaxis protein, with product MPRLQALRIPSKRAERPPMHVLDRLSLPGKFSMLALLCLALIAAPTSLYVLGALSQSRQAVQEARGMQPVQELLHLVQLTQQHSGLASAVLGGNRGLLDTRQKKQAEVERAFEQTERVLNQSQVPSNLVDAFGQVRRQWGELARQVSGATIDGSQSLAAHARLIAAALQVEDGLLDHFELSLDPIFETYYLMSGTMVDLPQTGELLGQLSATGALYLAQGQIQPEQRAKLSSLTTQVLDSFDQLNRAFTKANAASPEFNALLSTPLATLRPQVEQALKLTDTQLISASEPGYPVADYIATYARTVDALYAFNRPALAALAAALEARRDGAWHDILLMCAGLLVMLLVGAVLATSMVLRLLKQMSVALQAAERITAGDLSHPVDALGMDEPARLLQALQHMQEGLRETVKRIVNSARRLASTAAELSTVTQDASHGLTRQSGELDQAATAVTELTSAIEDVARNAVSASQVSESADQCSHQGQESVGRTVGAIESLAGDIEHTTDALQHLAREIGGITSVLDVIRGIAEQTNMLALNAAIEAARAGESGRGFAVVADEVRALAQRTQESTRQIESIIGSVKTGSEQALGAMQNSNGKTRDTLEVAREAGAALGAIGAAIVQINERSQSIASSTQEQSHVAREVDSNLLNIRDVSTQAASAANQTHASSRELAGLADELDAMVKHFIV from the coding sequence ATGCCTCGGCTCCAAGCCTTGCGAATTCCTTCAAAACGCGCCGAGAGGCCACCTATGCACGTACTTGATCGATTGTCTTTACCCGGCAAGTTTTCAATGCTGGCGTTGCTGTGCCTGGCGCTGATCGCTGCGCCGACTTCGTTGTATGTGCTGGGCGCCTTGAGTCAGAGCCGTCAGGCAGTGCAGGAAGCTCGCGGCATGCAGCCGGTGCAGGAATTGTTGCATCTGGTGCAACTGACCCAGCAGCATAGCGGCCTTGCGTCCGCTGTGCTGGGTGGTAACCGTGGACTGCTTGACACCAGGCAGAAGAAACAGGCCGAGGTGGAGCGCGCCTTCGAGCAAACCGAACGGGTGTTGAATCAATCCCAGGTTCCCTCCAACCTCGTGGATGCGTTTGGACAGGTGCGCCGGCAATGGGGCGAACTGGCCAGGCAGGTCTCGGGCGCGACCATCGACGGTTCGCAAAGCCTGGCGGCCCATGCCCGGTTGATCGCGGCCGCTCTGCAAGTCGAGGATGGGCTGCTCGATCATTTCGAGTTGTCGCTGGACCCGATCTTCGAAACCTATTACCTGATGAGCGGCACGATGGTTGACCTGCCGCAGACCGGCGAGTTGCTTGGACAGTTGAGTGCCACCGGCGCCCTGTATCTGGCGCAAGGGCAGATCCAGCCGGAGCAGCGTGCGAAGCTGAGCAGCCTGACGACCCAGGTCCTGGACAGCTTTGACCAGTTGAACCGCGCGTTCACCAAGGCCAACGCCGCCAGCCCTGAGTTCAATGCGCTCTTGAGCACGCCCCTGGCAACACTGCGCCCCCAGGTCGAGCAAGCGTTGAAGCTGACCGACACCCAATTGATTTCGGCCAGCGAACCCGGTTATCCGGTGGCCGACTACATCGCGACCTATGCCAGGACGGTCGACGCGTTGTATGCCTTCAACCGGCCGGCGTTGGCCGCGCTCGCCGCTGCGCTCGAGGCACGCCGTGACGGTGCCTGGCACGACATCCTGTTGATGTGCGCCGGCCTGTTGGTGATGTTGCTGGTCGGTGCGGTGCTGGCAACCTCGATGGTGCTGCGGCTGCTCAAGCAGATGAGCGTGGCCTTGCAGGCCGCCGAACGTATCACGGCGGGCGATCTGAGCCATCCGGTCGATGCGCTCGGTATGGACGAGCCGGCGCGCTTGCTGCAAGCCTTGCAGCATATGCAGGAAGGATTGCGCGAGACCGTCAAGCGCATCGTGAACTCCGCCAGGCGCCTGGCGTCGACCGCCGCAGAGTTGAGCACCGTGACCCAGGACGCCAGCCATGGCCTGACGCGACAGAGCGGTGAGCTGGACCAGGCTGCCACCGCCGTCACCGAGCTGACCAGCGCCATCGAGGACGTCGCACGCAATGCCGTCTCGGCTTCCCAGGTGTCCGAATCTGCCGACCAGTGCTCCCACCAGGGCCAGGAGAGTGTCGGACGTACCGTCGGTGCCATCGAGTCCCTGGCCGGTGATATCGAGCACACCACCGATGCCTTGCAGCATCTGGCGCGGGAGATCGGCGGCATCACTTCCGTGCTGGATGTCATTCGCGGCATCGCCGAACAGACCAACATGCTGGCCTTGAACGCCGCGATCGAAGCGGCGAGGGCGGGGGAAAGCGGGCGCGGTTTTGCCGTGGTGGCAGACGAAGTCCGGGCACTGGCGCAGCGGACCCAGGAGTCAACCCGGCAGATCGAGAGCATCATCGGCTCGGTCAAGACCGGCAGCGAGCAAGCCCTCGGCGCCATGCAGAACAGCAACGGCAAGACCCGCGACACCCTCGAAGTCGCGCGCGAGGCGGGCGCCGCCCTGGGCGCCATTGGCGCGGCCATCGTGCAGATCAATGAACGCAGCCAGAGCATTGCCAGCTCCACCCAGGAGCAGTCCCATGTGGCCCGCGAGGTCGACAGCAATCTGCTCAACATCCGCGACGTTTCCACCCAGGCGGCCAGTGCGGCGAACCAGACCCACGCGTCGAGTCGCGAGCTGGCGGGCCTGGCCGACGAGCTGGATGCCATGGTCAAGCACTTCATTGTCTGA